One genomic region from Marinobacter szutsaonensis encodes:
- the zipA gene encoding cell division protein ZipA, with protein sequence MSLREWLIAIGTLVILGIVIDGIRRMRRARKESMAISSGMGADDLDESPLEEEYNPELPNGGARTISRDVLEERGYVKPERSSRFGNPPPKPTRPAKETRKPEQPAEPEPEMAEDEHLSSADQEDYIQDAGWGARDDEPVDDGIVGEPRTVAPEPAPRPEEPEVTEEPRAAKQSPAENAPPIVTSEVEEDTARRTPTARRSDQPLAGANRPEAREVIVINILARSGEEFTGTALKKLFEACGLEHGDMDIYHRHEEADTTSPVQFSVANAVEPGTFKPSDIPGMKTPGISFFMSLPGPSKPLQAFDFMLETAQAVVRNLGGELKDERRSVMTPQTIEHCRQRIREFERKQRSQRV encoded by the coding sequence ATGTCTCTTAGGGAATGGTTAATCGCCATAGGTACCCTGGTTATTCTCGGCATCGTGATCGATGGTATTCGTCGGATGCGCCGGGCTCGGAAAGAGTCCATGGCTATTTCGTCGGGGATGGGTGCGGATGACCTCGACGAGTCTCCTCTCGAAGAGGAGTACAACCCCGAATTGCCCAATGGCGGCGCCCGGACGATCTCCCGTGACGTTCTGGAAGAGCGGGGTTACGTCAAACCCGAAAGATCCAGCCGCTTCGGCAATCCGCCACCCAAACCGACCCGGCCGGCGAAGGAAACCCGTAAACCGGAACAGCCCGCGGAGCCTGAACCCGAAATGGCGGAGGACGAGCATCTGTCTTCTGCCGATCAGGAGGACTACATTCAGGACGCCGGCTGGGGCGCCCGTGACGACGAGCCGGTTGATGACGGTATCGTCGGCGAGCCCCGCACTGTGGCGCCAGAACCAGCGCCCCGGCCTGAAGAGCCCGAGGTCACTGAAGAGCCTCGGGCTGCCAAACAATCACCGGCAGAAAATGCGCCCCCGATTGTCACCAGCGAGGTAGAGGAGGACACCGCCCGGAGAACTCCCACCGCGCGTCGTTCTGACCAGCCACTGGCGGGTGCCAACCGTCCCGAGGCCCGGGAAGTGATTGTGATCAACATACTCGCCCGCAGTGGCGAAGAGTTCACTGGCACCGCCCTCAAGAAACTGTTCGAGGCATGTGGGCTTGAACATGGCGACATGGATATCTATCACCGCCACGAGGAAGCGGACACCACCAGCCCGGTGCAGTTCAGCGTCGCCAATGCCGTGGAGCCGGGCACTTTCAAGCCCTCCGACATTCCGGGCATGAAAACGCCGGGGATCAGCTTCTTCATGAGCCTGCCCGGTCCGTCCAAACCACTGCAGGCCTTCGATTTCATGCTGGAGACCGCCCAGGCAGTGGTTCGTAACCTGGGGGGGGAACTCAAGGACGAACGGCGCAGTGTGATGACGCCGCAGACCATCGAGCATTGTCGCCAGCGCATCCGCGAATTCGAGCGTAAGCAGCGATCCCAGCGGGTTTGA
- a CDS encoding peptidylprolyl isomerase: MTQYMPFSRQLVSPLLAALAALYLVSAPAQAQSGDEDATMPEVLFETSQGDFVLELRPDVAPETVENFLQYARDGFYEGTVFHRVIAGFMIQGGGFTAELSRKPTRDPIVNEASKDLPNQRGTIAMARTNNPDSATSQFFINVVDNDALNAGVRGAGYAVFGEVTEGMDVVDAIAGVETGYARGMRDVPVEPVIIEKVSVVSNDE, translated from the coding sequence ATGACCCAATATATGCCTTTCTCCCGCCAACTGGTTTCCCCGCTGCTGGCTGCCCTGGCTGCTCTTTACCTGGTCTCCGCACCGGCACAGGCCCAATCGGGAGACGAGGATGCGACAATGCCGGAAGTCCTGTTTGAAACAAGCCAGGGTGACTTCGTGCTCGAACTTCGCCCCGATGTGGCTCCCGAAACCGTAGAGAACTTCCTTCAATACGCCCGGGACGGATTCTATGAGGGTACGGTGTTTCACCGTGTCATTGCCGGCTTCATGATCCAGGGTGGCGGATTCACGGCTGAGCTGTCCCGGAAACCCACCCGGGATCCGATCGTCAACGAAGCCAGCAAGGACCTTCCGAACCAGCGGGGCACCATCGCCATGGCCCGCACCAACAATCCGGATTCGGCAACTTCCCAGTTTTTCATCAACGTGGTCGATAATGACGCCCTCAATGCCGGCGTCCGGGGCGCGGGCTACGCCGTGTTTGGCGAGGTTACCGAAGGCATGGATGTGGTTGATGCCATCGCCGGTGTTGAAACCGGCTACGCCCGTGGCATGAGGGACGTACCGGTGGAGCCGGTCATCATCGAGAAGGTTTCGGTGGTCAGCAACGACGAGTAG
- a CDS encoding protein-glutamate O-methyltransferase CheR produces METIKTSDYQALQAYLRDACGILLRDSAQELARRRLRPVLDNHQLTSIEDLLEGLDRPGRSGLKEAVIDAITMSESRWFGDASVFSMLCDHVLPDLAGRNSGKRVAIWSAACSTGQEPYSLAMAISEFRERNPGSLGEGRVLATDTSRSALEVARRAQYELGPDDTSVTPGRRERFFRSVERGGWQVSPDIRALVEFRELNLLQRALPGKFDVVICQNALVYYSAEKRGAILARFHAALNPGGYLIAGSSELAGDVPDLYEPIECPSGNAYRKK; encoded by the coding sequence ATGGAAACGATAAAGACAAGCGACTATCAGGCCTTGCAGGCCTATCTTCGGGACGCCTGCGGGATCCTGCTGAGGGACAGCGCTCAGGAGCTGGCCCGGCGACGCCTGCGGCCGGTACTGGATAATCATCAGTTGACCTCCATCGAGGATCTACTGGAAGGGCTGGACAGACCGGGGCGGTCCGGCCTGAAGGAAGCTGTCATTGATGCGATCACCATGAGCGAAAGCCGGTGGTTCGGCGACGCGTCGGTGTTTTCAATGCTGTGCGATCACGTGTTACCCGACCTTGCCGGGCGCAACTCCGGCAAACGGGTGGCTATCTGGTCAGCGGCCTGTTCCACAGGCCAGGAGCCATATTCCCTGGCCATGGCCATAAGCGAGTTCCGGGAGCGGAACCCCGGTAGCCTGGGTGAGGGCCGGGTGTTGGCGACGGATACTTCCCGGAGCGCCCTGGAAGTGGCCCGGCGGGCTCAATACGAACTCGGTCCCGACGACACAAGCGTTACCCCCGGGCGCAGGGAGCGCTTTTTCCGGTCCGTCGAGAGGGGTGGCTGGCAAGTCAGCCCCGACATCCGTGCCCTGGTCGAGTTCCGTGAGCTGAACCTGCTTCAGCGCGCGCTGCCAGGCAAGTTCGACGTGGTGATCTGCCAGAATGCCCTGGTTTACTATTCGGCAGAAAAGAGAGGGGCCATATTGGCCCGGTTCCATGCTGCCCTCAATCCCGGCGGCTACCTGATCGCCGGATCCTCCGAGCTGGCGGGCGATGTTCCCGACCTTTACGAACCCATTGAGTGCCCAAGCGGCAACGCCTACAGGAAAAAGTAA
- the smc gene encoding chromosome segregation protein SMC: MRLKSIKLSGFKSFVDPTTVPFPSNMTAVVGPNGCGKSNIIDAVRWVMGESSAKYLRGESMTDVIFNGSSARKPVGQASIELVFDNSDGSAPGEFARFNEISVRRRVSREGQSEYFMNGAKCRRRDITDLFLGTGLGPRSYAIIEQGMISRLIEAKPEELRVYIEEAAGISKYKERRRETENRIRRTQENLERLTDLRDELSRQLQHLERQAAAAEKYKAYKQEERQKKAELTVLRWQSLDNDLQTWRGKIRDTELELEKQLTERVSLETSLESLRDSHQDRTEHFNRAQARYYEAGADIARIEQSLEHQRERSRQTATELDQAMANERELARELEQDEEKLAGIQEELDMMEPEQEALAIRSEESGEKLQQAEDAMSDWQHKWEDFSTRSSDARRQAELAQSRIRSLEDAIEQLRNRSRKLEDERELLEGQMDRAELEGLLEQQETLELQREEASERIADIQDELYEARQQQREAENALSEERQRVQSLRASLESQQALLDEQLGSQDDQLQSWLSDHDLLDAPRVASRLRIDDGWEFAVEQVIGRFTQGLALPGISELSDAMADAPRGLAVVDDGSGDAGTGTGLAARVSGVPAVTAMLDGIDTAENLDEALVTRASLGAGRSLITREGIWVARDWILMPDSDAGQVGVIERQKKVAELTEQLASAEAAMETASECLEQLQERAERAEATREDAQAKLSDAERELSSLGSRISGLKARAEQIDARLQRITEDRDDVAVSLEDQQESLQMAREEWQQALASTEDSDEEKERLLEQRDTLRENLDRLRQEARHDRDHAHQLQLQLQTLNSQREGLKQTIDRMQLQKERIQERLEILRESRESAEEPMEDLQMQLEGLLDRRLAEEEKLGAARDSLEEIDREVREKEQARSRIDHEIQDVRARLEKLKMESQALEIRSGNHIEQLTELDVKLQEVLEQLPEAANEKDWADELEKIGNRIQRLGAINLAAIEEYQVQSERKTYLDSQHEDLMEALETLDNAIRKIDRETRQRFKETFDQVNGGLQALFPKVFGGGNAYLELTGEDLLETGVAIMARPPGKKNSTIHLLSGGEKALTAIALVFSIFQLNPAPFCMLDEVDAPLDDANVGRYANMVKEMSKQVQFIYITHNKIAMEMADQLMGVTMHEPGCSRLVSVDVEEAAALAEA, from the coding sequence ATGCGGCTGAAGTCCATCAAGCTGTCCGGTTTCAAGTCCTTCGTTGATCCGACCACGGTTCCTTTCCCCTCCAACATGACCGCGGTGGTGGGGCCCAACGGCTGTGGCAAGTCGAACATTATTGATGCGGTGCGCTGGGTCATGGGGGAAAGCTCCGCCAAGTACCTGCGTGGCGAATCCATGACCGACGTCATCTTTAATGGCTCCAGTGCCCGCAAGCCCGTGGGCCAGGCCTCCATCGAACTGGTGTTCGACAACAGCGATGGCTCCGCGCCTGGCGAGTTTGCCCGCTTCAATGAGATCTCCGTGCGCCGTCGGGTGTCCCGGGAAGGGCAGTCCGAATACTTCATGAATGGCGCCAAATGCCGCCGTCGTGACATTACCGATCTGTTCCTGGGTACCGGTCTGGGGCCTCGTAGCTACGCCATTATCGAGCAGGGCATGATTTCCCGGCTTATCGAGGCCAAACCGGAAGAACTCCGGGTCTATATCGAGGAAGCGGCGGGGATCTCCAAGTACAAGGAACGCCGGCGGGAAACCGAGAACCGGATTCGCCGCACCCAGGAAAACCTTGAGCGTCTCACCGACCTGCGTGACGAACTGTCCCGCCAGTTGCAGCACCTGGAACGCCAGGCCGCGGCCGCCGAGAAGTACAAGGCCTACAAGCAGGAAGAGCGCCAGAAGAAGGCAGAGCTGACGGTGCTACGCTGGCAGTCCCTCGACAACGACCTGCAGACCTGGCGTGGCAAGATCCGGGACACCGAGCTTGAACTGGAAAAGCAGCTGACCGAACGGGTCAGCCTGGAAACCTCCCTCGAATCCCTCCGGGACAGCCATCAGGACCGAACCGAACATTTCAACCGCGCCCAGGCCCGCTACTACGAGGCCGGCGCCGATATCGCCCGCATCGAGCAGAGCCTGGAACACCAGCGCGAGCGCAGCCGCCAGACGGCCACGGAACTGGACCAGGCCATGGCCAACGAGCGGGAGCTGGCGCGGGAGCTGGAGCAGGACGAAGAAAAACTGGCCGGTATCCAGGAAGAGCTGGACATGATGGAGCCGGAGCAGGAAGCCCTGGCCATCCGCTCCGAGGAGTCTGGCGAGAAGCTGCAGCAGGCCGAAGACGCCATGAGCGACTGGCAGCACAAGTGGGAAGACTTCAGTACCCGTTCTTCCGATGCGCGCCGTCAGGCGGAGCTGGCCCAGTCCAGGATCCGCTCCCTGGAAGATGCCATCGAACAGCTTCGGAACCGTAGCCGGAAACTGGAGGACGAGCGTGAGCTGCTCGAAGGCCAGATGGACCGGGCTGAACTGGAAGGCCTGCTGGAGCAACAGGAGACCCTGGAACTCCAGCGGGAAGAAGCCTCCGAGCGGATCGCGGATATCCAGGACGAACTCTACGAAGCCCGACAGCAGCAGCGCGAGGCCGAAAATGCCCTGTCTGAGGAGCGTCAGCGGGTCCAGAGTCTCCGGGCGTCCCTTGAATCCCAGCAGGCATTGCTGGACGAACAACTGGGTAGTCAGGACGATCAGCTCCAGTCCTGGCTTTCCGACCATGACCTGCTGGACGCACCGCGTGTGGCCTCACGCCTGCGGATTGACGACGGCTGGGAATTCGCCGTGGAACAGGTCATTGGCCGGTTCACCCAGGGTCTGGCGCTACCGGGTATCTCCGAACTCTCCGATGCCATGGCGGATGCCCCCCGGGGATTGGCGGTGGTAGATGACGGTTCCGGGGATGCCGGCACTGGTACCGGTCTGGCCGCACGGGTCTCTGGTGTGCCGGCGGTCACCGCGATGCTCGACGGCATCGACACCGCTGAAAACCTGGATGAGGCCCTGGTCACGCGCGCGAGCCTTGGTGCAGGCCGGAGCCTGATCACCCGGGAAGGTATCTGGGTCGCCCGTGACTGGATCCTGATGCCGGATTCGGATGCCGGTCAGGTGGGCGTCATCGAACGCCAGAAAAAGGTCGCCGAGCTGACGGAGCAGTTGGCCAGCGCCGAGGCAGCCATGGAGACGGCAAGCGAATGCCTGGAACAGCTCCAGGAGCGTGCCGAGCGGGCGGAAGCTACCCGCGAGGATGCCCAGGCGAAGCTGTCCGACGCCGAGCGCGAGCTCAGCAGTCTGGGCTCCCGGATTTCCGGGCTCAAGGCACGGGCCGAACAGATCGATGCCCGGCTGCAACGCATTACCGAGGATCGTGACGACGTGGCGGTCAGCCTTGAGGACCAGCAGGAAAGCCTGCAGATGGCCCGTGAGGAGTGGCAGCAGGCCCTGGCTTCCACGGAGGACAGTGACGAGGAGAAGGAACGGCTGCTGGAGCAACGGGATACGCTCCGGGAGAACCTGGATCGCCTGCGCCAGGAGGCCCGTCATGACCGGGACCATGCCCATCAGCTGCAGCTTCAGCTCCAGACCCTGAACAGCCAGCGTGAGGGCCTGAAGCAGACTATTGACCGGATGCAGCTGCAGAAGGAGCGGATCCAGGAGCGCCTGGAGATCCTACGGGAATCGCGGGAGAGTGCCGAGGAGCCCATGGAAGACCTGCAGATGCAGCTCGAAGGCTTGCTGGACCGCCGGCTGGCGGAAGAGGAAAAGCTCGGTGCGGCACGGGATTCCCTCGAGGAGATTGACCGGGAGGTTCGCGAGAAGGAACAGGCCCGAAGCCGGATTGACCATGAGATCCAGGATGTCCGCGCCCGGCTGGAAAAACTCAAGATGGAGTCACAGGCACTGGAGATCCGCTCCGGCAACCATATCGAGCAGCTCACGGAACTGGATGTGAAACTGCAGGAAGTACTGGAGCAGCTGCCGGAAGCGGCCAATGAGAAAGACTGGGCCGACGAGCTGGAGAAGATTGGCAACCGGATTCAGCGGCTGGGCGCCATCAACCTGGCGGCCATCGAGGAGTACCAGGTCCAGAGTGAGCGCAAGACCTATCTGGACAGCCAGCACGAAGATCTGATGGAAGCCCTGGAAACGCTGGATAACGCGATCCGGAAGATCGACCGGGAAACCCGCCAGCGCTTCAAGGAAACCTTCGACCAGGTCAACGGCGGCCTGCAGGCACTGTTCCCGAAAGTGTTCGGGGGTGGTAATGCCTATCTGGAGCTGACCGGCGAGGACCTCCTGGAAACCGGCGTCGCCATCATGGCGCGGCCACCGGGCAAGAAGAACAGCACCATCCATCTGCTTTCCGGTGGTGAGAAAGCCCTGACGGCGATCGCACTGGTGTTTTCAATCTTCCAGCTCAACCCGGCGCCGTTCTGTATGCTGGACGAGGTGGATGCGCCACTGGACGATGCCAACGTCGGCCGGTATGCCAATATGGTCAAGGAGATGTCGAAGCAGGTGCAGTTCATCTACATTACCCACAACAAGATCGCCATGGAGATGGCGGACCAGCTGATGGGCGTGACCATGCACGAACCGGGTTGTTCGCGGCTGGTGTCCGTGGATGTGGAGGAAGCCGCAGCCCTGGCCGAGGCCTGA
- the ligA gene encoding NAD-dependent DNA ligase LigA, translated as MSKATPDIIKRVDELRSQIEDHNYHYYVLDDPRIPDAEYDRLFRELQQLEADYPELASDDSPTRRVGSSAETSFEEVVHRLPMLSLDNAFSEEELRDFDRRVRERLSSDGEIEYVCEPKLDGLAVSLHYENGSLTVAATRGDGYSGEDITANIRTIPSVPLKLRGDDVPEMVEVRGEVYMPKAGFEKLNQRLADRGEKTFVNPRNAAAGSLRQKKSTVTAKRPLEMCAYSVAVPDESLLPDTQWDSLQQVKRWGFRINPEMRKAKGVGECLEAYNELMEKRDSLPYEIDGIVFKVNRLDLQQQLGFVSRAPRWAIAHKFPAQEELTVIEDVEFQVGRTGAVTPVARLKPVFVGGVTVSNATLHNMDEIRRLDVHIGDSVFIRRAGDVIPQVVKVVADKRPENAKAVELPKTCPVCGSDVIQIEGEAVARCSGGLYCPAQRKEAIRHYASRKALDIEGLGDKWIDILVDRGMVKTVADLYHLKVKDLTSLERMGEKSATNLVKAIDSSREPVLWRFLYALGIREVGEATAKGLASHFGTLESIADADEEALQEVPDVGPIVAGHIRSFFDQPHNQETLQALRDAGVQWQEEQVEQGEKPLHGETWVLTGTLSGMTRDEAKEKLEALGAKVAGSVSKKTACVVAGEAAGSKLAKAEQLGVPVLDEEGLLELLKEHGLGG; from the coding sequence ATGAGCAAAGCCACGCCCGACATTATCAAGCGTGTTGACGAACTCCGGTCCCAGATCGAGGACCACAACTACCATTATTACGTCCTGGATGATCCCCGCATTCCGGACGCGGAATACGACCGACTGTTCCGGGAGCTGCAACAGCTTGAGGCAGACTACCCCGAACTCGCCTCCGACGATTCTCCCACCCGAAGGGTGGGCAGCAGCGCCGAGACCAGTTTCGAGGAAGTGGTTCACCGGCTGCCGATGCTTTCCCTGGATAATGCCTTCAGCGAAGAAGAACTCAGGGATTTTGACCGGCGGGTCCGGGAGCGTCTTAGCTCCGACGGCGAAATCGAGTACGTATGCGAGCCCAAGCTCGATGGCCTGGCGGTCAGCCTTCACTACGAGAATGGTTCCCTGACCGTGGCCGCTACCCGGGGCGATGGTTACAGCGGCGAGGACATCACCGCGAATATCCGCACGATCCCCTCGGTGCCGCTCAAGCTTCGTGGTGACGATGTGCCGGAGATGGTGGAAGTCCGGGGCGAGGTGTACATGCCCAAGGCCGGCTTCGAGAAGCTCAATCAGCGGCTGGCGGACCGGGGTGAGAAGACCTTTGTGAATCCCCGGAATGCAGCGGCCGGGAGCCTGCGCCAGAAGAAATCCACAGTGACCGCCAAACGCCCGCTGGAAATGTGTGCATACAGTGTGGCCGTCCCCGACGAAAGCCTGCTGCCGGATACCCAGTGGGACAGCCTGCAGCAGGTCAAGCGATGGGGCTTCCGGATCAATCCGGAAATGCGTAAGGCCAAAGGTGTGGGGGAGTGTCTCGAGGCCTATAACGAGCTGATGGAGAAGCGGGACTCCCTGCCATACGAGATCGATGGCATTGTGTTCAAGGTCAATCGGCTGGATCTGCAGCAGCAGCTGGGATTTGTGTCCAGGGCGCCCCGGTGGGCCATTGCCCACAAGTTCCCGGCCCAGGAAGAGCTGACTGTTATCGAGGACGTGGAATTCCAGGTTGGCCGTACCGGTGCCGTGACTCCGGTGGCGCGCCTCAAGCCGGTGTTCGTCGGCGGCGTCACCGTCAGCAACGCGACGTTGCACAACATGGACGAGATCCGTCGGCTCGATGTTCACATCGGCGACAGCGTATTCATCCGCAGGGCCGGGGATGTGATTCCCCAGGTGGTCAAGGTGGTTGCCGACAAGCGCCCGGAAAACGCCAAAGCGGTGGAGCTGCCGAAGACCTGTCCGGTGTGCGGCTCCGACGTTATTCAGATCGAAGGCGAGGCCGTGGCCCGCTGTTCCGGCGGTCTGTACTGCCCGGCCCAGCGGAAAGAGGCCATCCGCCATTACGCTTCCAGAAAGGCTTTGGATATCGAGGGGCTGGGGGACAAATGGATCGATATCCTGGTGGACCGGGGCATGGTCAAAACGGTCGCCGACCTGTATCACCTCAAGGTCAAGGACCTGACCAGTCTGGAACGAATGGGCGAGAAGTCCGCCACCAACCTGGTCAAGGCCATCGACAGCTCCCGGGAACCGGTGCTCTGGCGTTTCCTCTATGCACTTGGCATCCGGGAAGTGGGCGAGGCGACGGCAAAGGGCCTGGCCAGTCATTTCGGAACCCTTGAGTCCATCGCCGATGCGGACGAGGAGGCGTTGCAGGAAGTGCCGGATGTTGGTCCCATTGTCGCCGGCCATATCCGCAGCTTTTTCGATCAGCCCCATAACCAGGAGACCCTCCAGGCGCTCAGGGACGCCGGTGTCCAGTGGCAGGAAGAGCAGGTGGAGCAAGGCGAGAAGCCGCTTCACGGCGAAACCTGGGTTCTCACCGGCACCCTGTCCGGGATGACCCGTGACGAGGCCAAGGAGAAGCTGGAGGCCCTGGGCGCGAAAGTCGCCGGGAGCGTTTCGAAGAAAACCGCCTGTGTTGTGGCCGGTGAAGCGGCCGGGTCAAAGCTGGCCAAGGCCGAGCAGTTGGGTGTTCCGGTTCTTGACGAGGAAGGATTGTTGGAGCTGTTGAAAGAGCACGGCCTCGGAGGCTGA
- the mnmC gene encoding bifunctional tRNA (5-methylaminomethyl-2-thiouridine)(34)-methyltransferase MnmD/FAD-dependent 5-carboxymethylaminomethyl-2-thiouridine(34) oxidoreductase MnmC, with amino-acid sequence MTDSTIRPPAIEPADLVWRDGIPESARFGDVYFSRDNGLEETRYVFLNHNHLPDRFRNLSDRDSFVIAETGFGTGLNFLAAWQAWRKNRPDNGSVLHFISAERYPLTRDDLKRALDLWPELAPLAEELLAQYPPLVRGTHRLVLDEGRVRLTLYFGDVLEAWGALSFSADAWFLDGFAPALNPDMWLDQAMALIREHSKPGTTLATFTAVGRIRRALEDEGFEMRKTPGYGRKRDMIAGVLTGTACSDSPAPSGTVAIIGAGIAGTLLARNLASRGVAVTLIDAEEKAGAAASGNLQGAMYVKLGVEFNTQTELALSALTFSQRAYKPYRDAFWHPTGLLQMAWNPQEQDRQARFLERNQYPEELLYPVDEATASELTGTPVANGGLWFPNNGWLSPGSLCQELAHHALIDCRFGTRVARLMPCNGKWHLSSREGSDIIADSVVIAAGHKTAELIPLKGEYRFKAIRGQVTHLPEEAIRAPKAVICGQKYLNPCQDGLAVTGATFDLHSADPSVTREANNENLEQLGAMLPGLFTEKGISGEVEGRVGFRCTTHDYQPVAGMMADCNGQSLEGVYLLTGLGSKGLTYAPLLAEYVADQLTGQPACLPATLAHSVRPDRMCRRRAG; translated from the coding sequence ATGACTGACAGCACTATACGCCCGCCTGCGATCGAACCCGCCGATCTTGTCTGGCGGGACGGAATACCGGAATCGGCCCGGTTCGGGGATGTCTATTTCTCCCGCGACAATGGACTGGAAGAAACCCGATACGTCTTCCTGAACCACAACCACCTGCCCGACCGTTTCCGGAACTTGTCTGATCGAGATTCCTTCGTGATCGCGGAGACCGGCTTCGGCACCGGTCTCAATTTTCTTGCTGCCTGGCAGGCCTGGCGGAAAAACCGGCCGGATAACGGCTCCGTACTGCATTTCATCTCCGCTGAGCGCTACCCGCTCACACGGGATGACCTCAAGCGCGCCCTGGATCTCTGGCCCGAACTGGCACCACTCGCCGAGGAACTGCTTGCCCAATACCCGCCCCTGGTCCGGGGTACTCACCGCCTGGTACTGGATGAGGGCCGGGTGCGCCTGACCCTTTATTTTGGCGATGTCCTGGAGGCCTGGGGAGCCCTGTCATTCTCTGCCGACGCCTGGTTCCTGGACGGCTTCGCCCCGGCCCTGAATCCCGACATGTGGCTGGACCAGGCCATGGCCCTGATCCGCGAGCACAGCAAGCCGGGCACGACCCTGGCCACCTTCACCGCCGTTGGCAGAATACGCCGGGCGCTCGAGGACGAAGGATTCGAGATGCGCAAAACCCCCGGCTACGGACGCAAGCGGGACATGATTGCCGGGGTGCTGACCGGCACCGCTTGCAGTGACTCGCCAGCGCCTTCCGGCACCGTGGCCATCATTGGTGCGGGCATCGCCGGCACCCTGCTGGCCCGGAACCTGGCCAGTCGTGGGGTGGCCGTCACTCTGATTGATGCAGAAGAGAAGGCCGGTGCCGCGGCCTCCGGCAATCTTCAGGGCGCGATGTATGTAAAACTTGGCGTCGAATTCAACACCCAGACAGAACTGGCTCTTTCCGCCCTGACCTTCAGCCAGCGTGCCTACAAACCATACCGGGATGCCTTCTGGCACCCGACCGGTCTGCTTCAGATGGCATGGAATCCCCAGGAACAGGACCGGCAGGCCCGTTTTCTGGAGCGCAACCAATATCCCGAAGAGCTTCTGTACCCTGTGGATGAGGCGACCGCCTCCGAACTTACCGGCACTCCCGTCGCTAACGGTGGGCTCTGGTTCCCCAATAATGGCTGGCTGTCACCCGGCAGCCTTTGCCAGGAGCTGGCTCATCACGCGCTTATCGATTGCCGGTTCGGCACACGAGTGGCTCGGCTGATGCCCTGTAACGGAAAATGGCACCTTTCCAGCCGTGAGGGGTCGGACATTATCGCAGACAGCGTGGTAATTGCGGCAGGCCACAAAACGGCGGAACTGATCCCGCTCAAGGGTGAATATCGTTTCAAGGCGATCCGGGGCCAGGTAACCCACCTCCCCGAGGAAGCGATCCGGGCACCGAAGGCGGTTATCTGTGGCCAGAAATACCTTAATCCGTGCCAGGACGGCTTGGCTGTAACCGGGGCCACCTTTGACCTGCACAGCGCCGATCCCTCGGTCACCCGCGAGGCAAACAACGAGAATCTCGAGCAGCTCGGTGCCATGTTGCCCGGGTTATTTACTGAGAAAGGAATCAGCGGGGAGGTCGAGGGCCGGGTCGGGTTTCGCTGCACCACCCACGATTATCAGCCGGTGGCCGGAATGATGGCAGACTGCAACGGGCAATCCCTTGAAGGCGTCTATCTACTCACCGGCCTGGGGAGCAAGGGCCTCACCTACGCGCCGTTACTGGCGGAATACGTGGCGGACCAGCTCACCGGGCAACCGGCCTGCCTGCCTGCGACACTTGCACACAGCGTCCGGCCAGACCGGATGTGCCGGCGCCGGGCCGGCTGA